From a single Nymphaea colorata isolate Beijing-Zhang1983 chromosome 4, ASM883128v2, whole genome shotgun sequence genomic region:
- the LOC116252848 gene encoding probable protein arginine N-methyltransferase 6 isoform X1, whose amino-acid sequence MLPSSDGASNGHPRHASSERRAGYVPRDRLRKPGRTSRALRHRASGQDRAVAAAATPYDAAYFHSYSHLGVHEEMIKDHVRTDTYRAAIMQHQSSIQGKVVMDVGCGTGILSIFCALAGARKVYAVDASEIAIQANEVVKMNNLSEKIEVLHGRVEDIEIDEEIDVIISEWMGYMLLYESMLSSVITARDRWLKPGGLILPSHATLYMAPVTHSERYRESIDFWRNVYGIDMSAMLPLAKQCAFEEPSVEIISGENVLTWPFVVKHIDCYVVTIQELECVTARYRFASMMRAPLHGFAFWFDVEFAGPPVLIDNHLQTSHGSDESSSDIYSTGSHQRKKRAKSVETLVLSTAPEDVPTHWQQTLLYLYEPVEVNQDQIIEGSVTLSQSKENPRFLNIHLEYASGGRSFVKESVMR is encoded by the exons ATGCTTCCGAGCTCGGATGGCGCCAGCAACGGTCACCCACGGCACGCCTCCTCCGAAAGGAGGGCGGGTTACGTGCCCAGGGACAGACTCCGCAAGCCGGGACGCACCTCTCGAGCACTCAGACACAGGGCCTCCGGACAAGATAGAGCCGTTGCTGCCGCCGCCACTCCTTACGATGCTGCCTATTTCCACTCGTATTCCCACCTTGGGGTCCATGAAGAGATGATCAAG GATCATGTGCGGACTGATACCTACAGGGCTGCAATAATGCAGCATCAAAGTAGTATTCAAGGCAAA GTTGTAATGGATGTAGGTTGTGGAACTGGCATTCTATCTATTTTTTGTGCTCTTGCTGGTGCAAGGAAG GTTTATGCAGTGGATGCTAGTGAGATTGCCATACAG GCAAATGAAGTTGTCAAGATGAACAATTTGTCCGAGAAAATTGAAGTTTTACATGGAAGAGTTGAG GACATTGAGATTGATGAGGAAATTGATGTTATAATCTCAGAGTGGATGGGCTACATGTTGTTATATGAG AGCATGCTGTCAAGTGTAATTACAGCAAGGGACCGGTGGCTTAAGCCTGGAGGACTTATACTTCCTTCTCATGCAACG TTATATATGGCACCTGTTACACATTCAGAAAGATATAGGGAAAGCATAGATTTTTGGCGCAATGTGTATGGAATTGACA TGTCTGCAATGTTGCCACTAGCAAAACAGTGTGCATTTGAGGAACCATCTGTGGAGATTATATCTGGGGAGAATGTTTTAACATGGCCATTTGTG GTAAAGCATATTGACTGCTATGTAGTTACAATTCAAGAGCTTGAGTGCGTGACAGCGAGATACAGATTTGCCTCTATGATGCGAG CACCACTTCATGGCTTTGCATTCTGGTTTGATGTTGAATTTGCCGGTCCCCCTGTCCTCATCGACAACCATTTGCAGACTTCTCATGGAAGTGATGAGTCATCTTCCGACATCTATAGCACTGGCTCACATCAGAGGAAAAAACGTGCAAAATCTGTTGAGACACTTGTACTATCAACTGCACCTGAGGATGTTCCAACTCATTGGCAGCAG ACCTTGTTGTACCTTTATGAACCAGTAGAGGTGAATCAAGATCAGATCATTGAAGGATCTGTAACATTATCACAGAGCAAGGAGAACCCTCGCTTCTTAAATATTCATCTAGAATATGC ATCAGGTGGCCGGTCATTTGTCAAAGAATCTGTAATGCGGTGA
- the LOC116252848 gene encoding probable protein arginine N-methyltransferase 6 isoform X2 yields the protein MLPSSDGASNGHPRHASSERRAGYVPRDRLRKPGRTSRALRHRASGQDRAVAAAATPYDAAYFHSYSHLGVHEEMIKVVMDVGCGTGILSIFCALAGARKVYAVDASEIAIQANEVVKMNNLSEKIEVLHGRVEDIEIDEEIDVIISEWMGYMLLYESMLSSVITARDRWLKPGGLILPSHATLYMAPVTHSERYRESIDFWRNVYGIDMSAMLPLAKQCAFEEPSVEIISGENVLTWPFVVKHIDCYVVTIQELECVTARYRFASMMRAPLHGFAFWFDVEFAGPPVLIDNHLQTSHGSDESSSDIYSTGSHQRKKRAKSVETLVLSTAPEDVPTHWQQTLLYLYEPVEVNQDQIIEGSVTLSQSKENPRFLNIHLEYASGGRSFVKESVMR from the exons ATGCTTCCGAGCTCGGATGGCGCCAGCAACGGTCACCCACGGCACGCCTCCTCCGAAAGGAGGGCGGGTTACGTGCCCAGGGACAGACTCCGCAAGCCGGGACGCACCTCTCGAGCACTCAGACACAGGGCCTCCGGACAAGATAGAGCCGTTGCTGCCGCCGCCACTCCTTACGATGCTGCCTATTTCCACTCGTATTCCCACCTTGGGGTCCATGAAGAGATGATCAAG GTTGTAATGGATGTAGGTTGTGGAACTGGCATTCTATCTATTTTTTGTGCTCTTGCTGGTGCAAGGAAG GTTTATGCAGTGGATGCTAGTGAGATTGCCATACAG GCAAATGAAGTTGTCAAGATGAACAATTTGTCCGAGAAAATTGAAGTTTTACATGGAAGAGTTGAG GACATTGAGATTGATGAGGAAATTGATGTTATAATCTCAGAGTGGATGGGCTACATGTTGTTATATGAG AGCATGCTGTCAAGTGTAATTACAGCAAGGGACCGGTGGCTTAAGCCTGGAGGACTTATACTTCCTTCTCATGCAACG TTATATATGGCACCTGTTACACATTCAGAAAGATATAGGGAAAGCATAGATTTTTGGCGCAATGTGTATGGAATTGACA TGTCTGCAATGTTGCCACTAGCAAAACAGTGTGCATTTGAGGAACCATCTGTGGAGATTATATCTGGGGAGAATGTTTTAACATGGCCATTTGTG GTAAAGCATATTGACTGCTATGTAGTTACAATTCAAGAGCTTGAGTGCGTGACAGCGAGATACAGATTTGCCTCTATGATGCGAG CACCACTTCATGGCTTTGCATTCTGGTTTGATGTTGAATTTGCCGGTCCCCCTGTCCTCATCGACAACCATTTGCAGACTTCTCATGGAAGTGATGAGTCATCTTCCGACATCTATAGCACTGGCTCACATCAGAGGAAAAAACGTGCAAAATCTGTTGAGACACTTGTACTATCAACTGCACCTGAGGATGTTCCAACTCATTGGCAGCAG ACCTTGTTGTACCTTTATGAACCAGTAGAGGTGAATCAAGATCAGATCATTGAAGGATCTGTAACATTATCACAGAGCAAGGAGAACCCTCGCTTCTTAAATATTCATCTAGAATATGC ATCAGGTGGCCGGTCATTTGTCAAAGAATCTGTAATGCGGTGA
- the LOC116253215 gene encoding ferric reduction oxidase 2-like, with amino-acid sequence MAAASILRACIGIVFMGWILIWLLMPTRRWSAEWKPRLSKRTYSTYFGSYGTNLLLYTFPIMLVAALGCIYAHLVDRKTSVHKGKGSRKAGGRSWWSRPMIVKGPLGTLSTAELAFTLMFVALLIWLFSTFLAVGLPKTTLQDARNFNLELWQLKLWKVSVWLAFVGVLCTALLFIPVSRGSAILKAAGLSFEESIRYHIWLGHTAMAVFTIHGLFYVIIWASNNDLHEMLVWTRVGTSNVAGELSWLFGLGLWVTTLPYIRRKMFELFFYTHQLYVLFVFFYVLHVGAPHFYMFLPGLYLFMVDRFLRFLQSRQPVRLLCARVLPCHVVELTFSKRLGLHYNPMSTVFINIPSISTLQWHPFSVTSDSSLEEDELTVVIKSEGSWSEALYQKLSSKNVAVDRLEVAVEGPYGSPSIDYLRHDVLVMISGGVGITPFFSIIRHLLAQRTKAPKLLLVCAFKSSAELHMLDLLLPVSPSATKISSLELQVEAYVTREKEPQTAQTEVQTIWFKPSQSDAPVSWAVGSNCNWLWRGAVILASFSLFLVIFGVFTRFYTYPMESKSQSQYQYPTWLRAFFMMFFMFMSVVLVSTVATISIRRKEAKEGGQIKNLEMQTPTGTPGQLTYKAERELESFPHQSVVQSTNVQYTYGARPDFKKILAQFQGESDVGVMVCGPKEMKEDVAGICSPANANNLHFHCVSFDF; translated from the exons ATGGCAGCAGCTTCAATCTTGAGAGCTTGTATTGGCATCGTCTTCATGGGATGGATTCTGATCTGGCTTTTGATGCCCACCCGTCGCTGGAGTGCGGAATGGAAGCCCCGCTTGAGCAAACGCACTTACTCTACTTATTTCGGGTCGTATG GTACCAACTTACTGCTCTATACCTTTCCCATTATGCTGGTTGCTGCTCTAGGCTGCATCTACGCCCACCTTGTGGATAGAAAGACCTCAGTCCATAAGGG GAAGGGATCAAGAAAAGCTGGAGGACGGTCATGGTGGAGTCGCCCCATGATCGTGAAAGGGCCTCTTGGCACACTCAGCACAGCAGAGTTGGCATTCACCCTCATGTTCGTGGCTCTTCTTATATGGCTTTTCTCTACCTTCCTTGCTGTTGGTCTCCCCAAGACTACACTGCAAGATGCTCGCAATTTCAACCTCGAACT ATGGCAGTTGAAGTTGTGGAAAGTCTCTGTATGGCTGGCATTTGTAGGAGTACTCTGCACTGCTCTTCTCTTCATTCCAGTGTCTAGAGGGTCAGCGATACTCAAGGCAGCAGGTCTGTCTTTCGAGGAAAGCATAAGATATCACATATGGCTGGGGCATACGGCCATGGCGGTCTTCACCATTCATGgattattttatgttatcatATGGGCTTCTAACAACGATTTACATGAG ATGTTGGTATGGACGAGAGTGGGGACATCAAATGTGGCCGGGGAGCTTTCCTGGCTTTTTGGGCTCGGGCTGTGGGTGACTACACTGCCATACATCAGAAGGAAGATGTTTGAGCTCTTCTTTTACACTCACCAACTGTATGTGCTCTTCGTTTTCTTCTATGTCCTCCATGTTGGTGCCCCCCACTTCTATATGTTTCTCCCTGGACTCTATCTGTTCATGGTGGATCGCTTCCTGCGCTTCCTGCAATCTCGGCAGCCGGTGAGGCTCTTGTGCGCACGCGTTCTGCCATGTCACGTGGTAGAACTAACCTTCTCAAAAAGGCTAG GCCTGCACTATAATCCCATGAGCACCGTGTTCATCAATATCCCCAGCATCTCTACTCTACAGTGGCATCCGTTCTCGGTGACATCCGACAGTAGTTTGGAGGAAGATGAACTGACTGTTGTTATCAAGTCCGAAGGTAGTTGGTCGGAAGCTCTCTATCAAAAGCTATCGTCCAAAAATGTTGCAGTCGATCGACTTGAAGTTGCAGTTGAAGGACCTTATGGTTCTCCATCCATTGATTACTTGAG GCATGATGTTTTGGTTATGATCAGTGGAGGAGTTGGCATAACTCCATTCTTCTCTATAATTCGCCATCTTCTTGCTCAGAGGACGAAAGCACCAAAGTTGCTGCTCGTTTGTGCGTTCAAGAGCTCAGCGGAACTTCACATGCTTGATCTCCTACTCCCTGTTTCCCCTTCTGCCACAAAAATTTCCTCCTTGGAGCTCCAGGTGGAGGCCTACGTCACCAGGGAGAAAGAGCCTCAAACTGCTCAAACTGAGGTGCAGACCATATGGTTCAAACCAAGCCAAAGTGATGCACCAGTTTCTTGGGCCGTAGGAAGTAACTGCAACTGGCTTTGGAGGGGAGCAGTCATTTTAGCttccttttcattgtttttggTCATTTTTGGTGTGTTCACAAGATTCTACACATACCCAATGGAAAGCAAGTCACAGTCACAATATCAATACCCAACTTGGCTAAGGGCATTTTTCATGATGTTCTTTATGTTTATGAGCGTTGTCCTTGTTAGCACTGTTGCCACGATATCGATCAGGAGGAAAGAGGCCAAGGAGGGAGGGCAGATCAAGAACTTGGAGATGCAGACCCCAACAGGAACGCCAGGACAGTTGACGTATAAAGCAGAGAGGGAGTTGGAGAGCTTTCCCCATCAATCTGTTGTGCAAAGTACTAATGTGCAGTATACATATGGTGCACGACCAGACTTTAAAA AAATACTAGCACAGTTTCAAGGAGAAAGTGATGTGGGTGTGATGGTTTGCGGCCCCAAGGAAATGAAGGAAGATGTTGCAGGAATTTGCTCACCTGCCAATGCTAACAATCTCCATTTTCATTGTGTCAGCTTTGACTTTTGA